Proteins encoded in a region of the Scyliorhinus canicula chromosome 2, sScyCan1.1, whole genome shotgun sequence genome:
- the LOC119962425 gene encoding gamma-crystallin S-1-like has translation MGKIIFYEDRNFQGRHYECSNDCADLSPYFSRCNSMRVMSDWWVMYEKPNYMGYQYVLSRGEYPDYQRWMGFNDNIRSCRTYPYYRGGNYKMRIYERPDFGGQMMEFMDDCPSVYDRFRYRDIHSSHVMDGYWTFYEHPNYRGRQYFMRPGEYKRYSDWGGYNSTIGSFRRMRDF, from the exons ATGGGCAAG ATTATCTTTTACGAGGACAGGAACTTCCAGGGTCGGCACTATGAGTGCAGTAATGACTGTGCTGACCTGTCCCCTTACTTCAGCCGCTGTAACTCCATGCGTGTCATGAGTGACTGgtgggtgatgtatgagaaacccAATTACATGGGATACCAgtatgttctgagcaggggagaaTATCCTGACTACCAGCGCTGGATGGGATTCAATGACAATATCAGGTCATGTCGTACCTACCCATAT TACCGAGGTGGAAACTATAAGATGAGGATTTACGAGAGGCCTGACTTTGGAGGACAGATGATGGAATTCATGGATGACTGTCCATCTGTCTACGATCGTTTCCGTTACCGTGACATCCACTCCTCCCATGTGATGGACGGTTACTGGACCTTCTATGAACATCCCAACTACAGAGGCCGACAGTACTTCATGAGACCCGGTGAATACAAGAGATACAGTGACTGGGGTGGCTACAATTCAACTATCGGTTCTTTCAGACGCATGAGAGATTTCTAG